The DNA segment GCTAGGTGGACTATAAGTAAGTTTTGCATCGAATATGTGTCGATATTTGTCAGAGGAAAACTTCGGAAGTTTTATCAATATTCCAAAGTAACTAATATAGTAATAAGATACACAGATGATTTAGCAAATAAAAGAACAATTCATACCATTATTGACAAACCACTCTGCACGTTAAATGTTTATTTTGCACCCACCTAAAATTATAATCACACTTACATTATGTTGACATTTCTCTGGAATGTATAAATTAAACTATAGTGAAATGTTAATGTAGGAATTATAATGAACCAACCATAGAGCATTGGATGGTTCTTCTAATTACAACACATCTACCTTAAACCCATGATTAATGAAGCATCATACAAAATGCATCCATGCAGCAACAATTCCTGTGGTTTTAAATAAGGACAAACTGTTACGGCAAGCACATTCTTTTCCTTCCAGATTCAGGAAACTAAAATAATGTCTAAGAATATTTCTGGATTTTACatgggaaaataaaaatggtagcTAGTTCATTCCAGTAGttaattttaattgtacattaAAATGTTtagttgtttaaaataaaaaaagctaaaatcAGTGATAGTACCATGTGAAACTGGAAGAAAAAGCAATAAGAAATCTCATTCACCTAATAAATTAGTTTTTGTGGCTAGCCCATGGCTGCTATTCAATGCAACACAGGCAgaccttgcttaatgactatcctatttagtgaccatttgaagttacagtagtGCTGACAAAGCAACTTTATGAAGATGGTAGCATCCTATTTACAACTATTGCAGTGTGCCAGTGATGTGATCACTACTTGTGCACTTCACAGCTAGCTTCCAACTAATAgactcaatggagaagccagctgTAAAACTGAAAGTTGTGGTCTtgtgatgtttcacttaacaatcgtgtcacTTAGCACCAGAGTTCCTGATCCCATTTGTGGTCATTACCGattttccaaaatttcaaatcttcCCCAGAAAGCTGAACTCCCCATTTCCCACCATAACGCAATACATAAGATTGGATGCTATCTAGCATGCTTTAAAAAGCTATCATTATTCACTATATTAGAAAACAATACTCTACAAAGTGATAATTTATAAGTATCCCAAATGGATCCTACAATACAATAGATACtgaaagaatattatttttaatacaagATTTTAACAAGAGTTACTAGTCTACTTCATATCAAAATGTGTCTTATTAGctttaactgtaattcccagaATCTATTTTCCAGGaccatttaatgaaaaaaaaaagtggaacatGTCATAATTCAGCCAACATATGAAGAGCAATGTGCATTATTGTACTTTACATTAATGAATTGATCTATCTCTGTTTACAGTAGAGTAAGTATGTAATTGACTGCAGTATTAAAAGAGTCCCTTCTAGCAAGAAGATAGATCTAAAAAGACAATCTCCTACTGGAATTTCTTACCTCCTTTTTTTCTGGATATACATCATCTGCAATGacaaaagggaaggagaaaacaaTGATGAGAGGAATGTGAATATGCGTCAGACATTATTTCTTCAAActgggaataaaaataaaacaagaaaaagaatacaAGGAATGTGAACATCAGGGTCACAATTTGTGTCATTAGTCTGGGTGCAATTTTCACAAGCCACATAATGGTAACATATGTGGAGCACCCAATTCATTTGAGAGTGTCAAATGATAAAGATAGGgggcgtggtggctcaggggctaggacgttgaacttgccgatcgaaaggtcggcggttcgaatccctagtgtaacggggcgagctcccgttacttgtcccagcttctgccaacctagcagtttcgaaagcatgtaaaaatgcaagtagaaaaaacagggaccacctttggtgggaaggtaacagcgttccgtgtgcctttggcgttgagtcatgccggccacatgaccacggagacgtcttcggacagcgctggctcttcagctttgaaacggagatgagcaccgccccctagattcgacaacgactagcacgtatgtgcgagggaaacctttacctttacctttatgtggaGCACCCAATTCATTTGAGAGTGTCGAATGATAAAGATACTGAAAGATGGTAGATAAAATCTCACCAAAGTCCAGAGATCAACCTGGTACCTTCCAGGAATATCAGATTACAGCTACTTTACTTCCCACAACTAGCCTAGCCTTTGATAATGACCAAGGAAAATGAGAGCTGCAAATTACCACAGTAACTGTATCTTTTCAGTGGAACAGACTAAAGCAAAGTCCTATTTTGGCATCCTCTTTATGAAAACTGTGGCCCATTAAGAAGCTACTTTCAGTTGCTGAGCATCTTGAGGTTGCAGGGGCAACTTGCTCTTTGGTTTTATGCAATAAAATGTTGTTTGAGCTGTGGCTTTCGGATACACTGAACATAAAAGTCAAAAGCAGAGCAGCTTTCACGTAatctacttacatacatacaccaAGCTATAAAATTCTTCAATCGATTTACATTTTAGGCATCCAACTAAACAAAAACATTCAGTTTTTTCAAACTTGATAATTTTTAAGGTTTTCTTAGTGTGTCCAGGAACTCCAGACTAAGCATCACTGAAGGCCATTGGAATGGTAAAGAAGAAACATTTTTGCTCAGCCTGAAGGGGAAAATATATGCTTATAAATACACAAGTGACACAGACAGAACTCTCACATTACTTCTAAAAggcttaattatatatttttgtgaCTTAGATCACTGGAATTTCCTAAGATGCAGTGTTCACAAgtggacatttttaaaataatggcgCTCACTAATTGAACAGACTGCAACTGTTACAATAGAAACCGTTGACGAAGAACTGATATTGGgactcattttttttccccaaagaaaaaCTTTCCGGCATATTCCATTGTTGACATAAAAAGTAGAGgagcatttctcaacctcagcaactttaagatgtgtaatcttcaacttccagaattccccacccaacaTGCTGGTCTAGAAACCAAGTGCTTCTGTCTTGAGTCCACTCACCACTGCCATGACGATTCCAACAATGGTGATAAGGAAAAACGGCACTAGAATATAACCCACCAGGGAGTCATTGGTTGGCCCAGCAGAAGTGGGCATGGTGGTGTTATTCATGGCATAGAAAACTTGCTTGACAGGATCCGAGAAGCAGCTCCTGTCATCATTGGGAAGTCCAcctcacaacaataaaaaaaaaagtttaggattaaaatatattcttaatGTTGCCATAAGccacattctcctcctcctcctcccaaacccaCTGCTATTCAAATAACTGCACATAAGACAGTCACAAGCATATCACATGCTACTCCTCACACTAGAATCAATGAATGAAATCCTTTAAAATATTTAGCCTTGAGACATGAATTACAGCTAAATAAAACTGAGAAAGGGGGtgaatgggaaagaaaaataaaccatTCCAAGACAAAAAGTTAGAGTAACGGAAATAATGCTGGGATCTTGGTCTAAGCTAGCagctttcctaatatgatttgattgcttatatgTATCCtatagactatcattaagtgttgtaccttatgaatcttgatgaacatatgttttcttctatgtacaccaagagcgtatgcaccaagacaaattccttgtgtggccaatcacacttggccaataaaaaattctattct comes from the Ahaetulla prasina isolate Xishuangbanna chromosome 3, ASM2864084v1, whole genome shotgun sequence genome and includes:
- the SMIM29 gene encoding small integral membrane protein 29 isoform X1, yielding MGIVSGIFCGLPNDDRSCFSDPVKQVFYAMNNTTMPTSAGPTNDSLVGYILVPFFLITIVGIVMAVMMYIQKKRRYDRLRHHLLPMYSYDPAEELHEAEQELLVEPEDTKVMRGWGGYQPYRNSFMDVKA